The following are encoded together in the Chaetodon trifascialis isolate fChaTrf1 chromosome 3, fChaTrf1.hap1, whole genome shotgun sequence genome:
- the alpl gene encoding alkaline phosphatase, tissue-nonspecific isozyme, translating into MLWLSRVTRQPHRDDNMKVTALLIICSCLMLESLGKPQFPEQEKDPKFWNTWAQRTLKNALTLQNLNKNKAKNLIFFLGDGMGVPTVTAARILKGQLNGQSGEETQLEMDKFPFVSLAKTYNTNAQVPDSAGTATAYLCGVKANEGTVGVSAAAVRSQCNTTQGNEVTSILRWAKDAGKSVGIVTTTRVNHATPSAAYAHSVDRDWYSDNEMPAEALQDGCKDIARQLFENIPNIDVIMGGGRKYMFPKNTSDVEYPSIAKHSGTRKDGRNLVQEWTEKMKDKKGHYVWNKKQLLSLNPNNVDYLLGLFEPGDLTYDLERNAETDPSLTEMVEVAIKILRKNPSGFFLLVEGGRIDHGHHEGKAKQALHEAVEMDRAIGRADLLTSIHDTLTIVTADHSHVFNFGGYTARGNTIFGLAPMLSDIDQKPFTSILYGNGPGYKIVNGARENVSTIDYQENNYQAQAAVPLSMETHGGEDVAVFAKGPLAHLLHGVHEQNYIPHVMAYAGCIGQNREHCMPGSGTAGLRPVLSFITALFTVTRFLC; encoded by the exons ATGTTATGGCTGTCTAGAGTCACGCGTCAGCCACACAGAGACGACAACATGAAGGTGACAGCCCTGCTCATCATTTGCTCCTGTCTGATGTTGGAGAGTTTGGGGAAACCACAATTCCCTG AGCAAGAGAAGGATCCCAAGTTTTGGAATACGTGGGCCCAACGGACCCTGAAGAACGCCCTGACGCTGCaaaatctgaacaaaaacaaagcaaagaatcTCATCTTCTTCCTTGGGGATG GGATGGGCGTTCCCACGGTGACGGCTGCTCGAATACTGAAGGGTCAGCTGAACGGACAGAGTGGAGAGGAGACGCAGCTGGAGATGGACAAGTTCCCTTTTGTGTCTCTGGCCAAG ACATACAACACTAACGCACAGGTGCCAGACAGTGCTGGTACTGCCACAGCTTACCTCTGCGGGGTCAAGGCCAATGAGGGCACGGTGGGAGTGAGTGCAGCTGCTGTCCGGTCCCAGTGCAACACCACTCAGGGCAATGAGGTCACCTCCATCCTCAGATGGGCTAAGGACGCAG GAAAGTCAGTGGGAATAGTGACAACGACCCGTGTCAACCATGCTACTCCGAGCGCTGCATACGCCCACAGTGTGGACAGAGACTGGTACTCCGACAATGAGATGCCAGCTGAAGCACTGCAGGACGGCTGCAAGGATATCGCCAGACAGCTCTTTGAAAACATTCCCAACATTGAT GTTATTatgggtggagggaggaagtaCATGTTCCCTAAAAACACATCGGACGTGGAGTACCCCAGCATTGCAAAGCACAGCGGCACAAGAAAAGATGGAAGAAACCTGGTTCAGGAATGGACTGAGAAAATGAAGGACAAA AAAGGCCATTATGTATGGAACAAGAAGCAGCTCTTATCACTGAACCCTAACAATGTGGATTACTTACTGG GTCTATTTGAACCTGGGGATCTGACGTATGACTTGGAGAGGAACGCTGAGACCGATCCATCGCTGACAGAGATGGTGGAGGTGGCCATCAAGATCCTGAGGAAGAACCCCAGTGGATTTTTCCTGCTTGTGGAAG GAGGGCGTATCGACCACGGACACCACGAGGGCAAGGCCAAGCAGGCGCTGCATGAAGCTGTGGAAATGGACAGAGCCATCGGCCGGGCAGACCTCCTGACCAGCATCCACGATACACTGACTATAGTCACTGCTGACCATTCTCATGTGTTCAACTTCGGAGGCTACACCGCCAGGGGAAATACGATATTTG GTCTGGCCCCAATGTTGAGTGATATTGATCAGAAGCCCTTCACCTCCATCTTATATGGGAACGGACCAGGTTACAAAATTGTTAACGGTGCGAGGGAGAATGTCTCAACTATTGACTATC aggaaaacaactACCAGGCCCAGGCAGCTGTACCGCTGAGCATGGAGACTCATGGAGGAGAGGATGTGGCTGTGTTCGCTAAAGGCCCCCTGGCTCACCTGCTACACGGGGTCCACGAGCAGAACTACATCCCTCACGTCATGGCATATGCAGGCTGCATCGGGCAGAACAGGGAGCACTGTATGCCGGGCAGCGGGACTGCTGGTTTGCGCCCTGTCCTGTCCTTCATCACAGCCCTCTTCACAGTTACCCGATTTCTGTGCTGA